In the genome of Triticum urartu cultivar G1812 chromosome 5, Tu2.1, whole genome shotgun sequence, one region contains:
- the LOC125508792 gene encoding phototropin-1A — translation MISPQHPKCAAGGGGGGGHDEPPQRPKQQLPRDSRGSLEVFNPSSAAAFRPAASPFRQDDDGNIDDVDRATQRAAEWGLVLQTNEHTGRPQGVSARSSGGGSARSSSDDKAVAGAGIPRVSEELRAALSAFQQTFVVSDASRPGHPIMYASAGFFNMTGYTSKEVVGRNCRFLQGSGTDPAEIAKIRQALADGSNYCGRVLNYKKDGTAFWNLLTIAPIKDEDGRVLKFIGMQVEVSKYTEGNKDTVVRPNGLPESLIKYDARQKDQARSSVSELLLALKNPRSLSESSNSTFKRKSQESVGLLTGDGTGKRSSESGSRRTSHTGARSSLQKINEVPEGGNKTRKSGLFSLMGLLGMGNGNVEKNMLKPRDEDPLLDSDDERPESFDDELRRKEIRRGIDLATTLERIEKNFVITDPRLPDNPIIFASDSFLQLTEYSREEILGRNCRFLQGPETDRATVRKIRDAIDNQTEVTVQLINYTKSGKKFWNLFHLQPMRDQKGDVQYFIGVQLDGTEHVRDAAEKEGVMLIKKTAENIDEAAKELPDANLRPEDLWANHSKVVLPKPHMKDSASWRAVQKVREGGENIDLKHFRPVKPLGSGDTGSVHLVELLNTGEYFAMKAMDKNVMLNRNKVHRATAERQILDMLDHPFLPTLYASFQTKTHICLITDYYPGGELFLLLDRQPLKVLREDAVRFYAAEVVIALEYLHCQGIIYRDLKPENILLHRDGHISLTDFDLSCLTSCRPQVFLPEEGNKKSRRKSRSSPIFFAEPMRASNSFVGTEEYIAPEIITGAGHTSAVDWWALGILLYEMLYGYTPFRGKTRQRTFANILHKDIRFPASISVSLPARQLIYRLLHRDPANRMGSYEGSNEIKQHPFFRGINWALVRGTAPPKMDAPLLSDDMDKGLGDAAAAADNYTDMF, via the exons ATGATCAGCCCGCAGCATCCTAAAT gtgcagcaggaggaggaggaggcggcggccatGACGAGCCTCCTCAGCGGCCGAAGCAGCAGCTGCCGCGCGACTCCCGCGGCTCGCTCGAGGTCTTCAacccctcctccgccgccgcgttccgccccgccgcctcgccgttCCGCCAGGACGACGACGGCAATATCGATGATGTCGACAGGGCGACGCAGCGGGCGGCGGAGTGGGGCCTCGTGCTCCAGACCAACGAGCACACGGGCCGGCCGCAGGGCGTCTCCGCCCGCAGCTCCGGGGGCGGCTCCGCCCGCAGCAGCTCCGACGACAAGGCCGTCGCCGGCGCCGGCATCCCCCGGGTGTCCGAGGAGCTCCGGGCGGCGCTCTCGGCGTTCCAGCAGACGTTCGTCGTGTCGGACGCCAGCCGCCCCGGCCACCCCATCATGTACGCCAGCGCCGGCTTCTTCAACATGACCGGCTACACCTCCAAGGAGGTCGTCGGAAGGAACTG CCGCTTCCTCCAGGGCTCCGGCACCGACCCGGCGGAGATCGCAAAGATCAGGCAGGCTCTAGCCGACGGATCAAACTACTGCGGCCGTGTCCTCAACTACAAGAAGGATGGCACGGCATTCTGGAACCTCCTGACCATTGCCCCCATCAAGGATGAGGATGGCAGGGTCCTCAAGTTCATAGG GATGCAAGTGGAAGTGAGTAAATACACTGAAGGGAACAAGGACACTGTTGTTCGTCCAAATGGACTGCCAGAGTCACTCATCAAATATGATG CCAGGCAGAAGGACCAGGCCCGTAGCTCAGTGTCTGAGCTTCTGTTGGCTCTCAAAAATCCACGGTCACTGTCAGAATCAAGTAATAGCACCTTCAAAAGAAAATCACAGGAATCAGTAGGCTTGTTAACGGGTGATGGTACTGGCAAGAGAAGCTCAGAGAGTGGATCTCGACGTACCTCGCACACTGGAGCAAGAAGCTCACTGCAGAAGATCAACGAAGTACCTGAAGGAGGCAATAAAACTAGAAAATCGGGTCTGTTTTCGCTTATGGG TTTACTTGGTATGGGCAATGGAAATGTAGAAAAGAACATGCTGAAACCAAGAGATGAAGATCCCTTACTTGACAGTGATGATGAAAGACCTGAGAGCTTTGATGATGAGCTAAGGAGGAAAGAAATAAGAAGGGGTATAGACTTGGCTACTACACTTGAACGTATCGAGAAGAACTTTGTCATTACTGACCCAAGATTGCCAGATAATCCTATT ATATTTGCATCCGATAGTTTCTTGCAATTGACTGAATACAGCCGTGAAGAAATATTGGGAAGAAACTGCAG GTTTCTCCAAGGTCCTGAAACTGATCGTGCTACAGTGAGGAAAATTAGAGATGCCATAGATAACCAAACAGAGGTCACTGTTCAGCTGATTAATTATACAAAGAGTG GTAAAAAGTTCTGGAACCTCTTTCACTTGCAGCCTATGCGTGATCAGAAG GGAGATGTCCAGTATTTTATTGGGGTTCAGTTGGATGGAACTGAGCATGTCCGAGATGCTGCTGAAAAAGAGGGTGTCATGCTG ATTAAGAAAACTGCAGAAAATATTGACGAGGCTGCAAAAGAACTTCCAGATGCTAATTTG AGGCCGGAGGACTTATGGGCCAACCACTCAAAAGTAGTTTTACCGAAGCCACATATGAAGGATTCTGCGTCATGGAGAGCCGTCCAAAAA GTTCGTGAGGGTGGAGAAAACATTGATCTGAAACATTTCAGGCCTGTAAAACCTTTGGGGTCTGGTGATACTGGAAG CGTGCACTTGGTGGAGTTGCTAAACACAGGTGAATACTTTGCCATGAAAGCGATGGATAAAAATGTCATGCTTAATCGCAATAAG GTCCATAGAGCTACTGCTGAACGACAGATCCTTGATATGTTGGACCACCCGTTCCTTCCAACATTGTATGCATCATTTCAG ACAAAGACACATATATGTCTCATTACAGATTACTACCCTGGCGGGGAGCTCTTTCTGCTCCTAGATAGGCAACCTCTGAAGGTTTTGCGGGAAGATGCAGTCAG GTTCTATGCAGCTGAAGTTGTCATTGCACTTGAATACTTGCATTGTCAAG GTATAATCTACCGAGACTTGAAGCCAGAGAATATCTTACTTCATAGAGACGGGCACATATCCCTGACAGACTTTGATTTATCTTGCCTGACATCTTGCAGACCGCAG GTCTTTCTTCCAGAAGAAGGTAATAAGAAAAGCAGGAGGAAAAGCAGGAGTTCACCCATATTTTTTGCGGAACCTATGCGAGCATCCAATTCATTTGTTGGTACAGAGGAGTACATCGCACCT GAGATTATTACCGGAGCTGGCCATACAAGTGCTGTTGATTGGTGGGCGCTAG GGATTCTTCTGTATGAAATGCTGTATGGCTACACACCCTTCAGAGGTAAAACCAGGCAAAGGACCTTTGCCAACATCCTACACAAGGACATCAGATTCCCCGCGAGTATATCG GTGAGCCTCCCAGCGAGGCAGCTGATCTACAGGTTGCTGCACAGGGATCCTGCGAATAGAATGGGATCGTATGAGGGATCGAATGAGATAAAAcaacacccgttcttccgcggcATCAACTGGGCCCTTGTGCGGGGCACG GCTCCTCCAAAGATGGACGCTCCACTGTTGTCGGACGACATGGACAAGGGATTGGGCGACGCTGCTGCCGCCGCTGATAATTACACCGACATGTTCTGA